CCATAACTAGCCCTGCTGCCAACTTCAATTTTCCGGCCGTTTTCAACTTTGGCGATTCAAATTCAGATACTGGTGGATTGGTTGCAGGAGTTGCTTTCCCGGTTAAACCGCCTAATGGACAGACCTACTTCCTTGAGCCATCTGGGCGATTCTGCGATGGCCGTTTGATCATTGATTTTCTAAGTAATGTATCTTTAGACTTTTAGCTAACATTAGTTCATTTTCATGAGCATGTGAAAAAACCATGCGGAGGTATTATTGCTGTAGAAGACATGCACAGGAAAATCTTTTCTGcaatttagcaatttaaactcatGATCTTGCTGCATATAAAACAAATTGGTCCAGAGCTTCAAAGTTACATATTTCCAAAATATGATTGAAGAATTGGTGATGTAAAAGACAATACTCCTTTCTGATGTGTTCCCAAGATCATAACATTGATTGATATATTGTTGGTTTCTACTGTCTGAATGCCTGTTTTATGTGCTGCAGTGAATGCAACGAATCTACCATTTCTCAATCCATATTTGGATTCTGTTGGTGCACCAAACTTCCAGACAGGGTGTAACTTTGCAGCCGGGGGGGCGACCATACTTCCGGCCAATGCAGCCTCGACATGCCCTTTTTCGTTTGGGATTCAGGTTGCTCAATTTGTCAGATTCAAGGATCAAGTCCTTGAATTGCTAGCAAAAGGTATCAGTACCATACTTGCAACAACCGAGCGTCGGGTTAAGGATGACGTTCAGGAAAAGGTTGTATCTTGTCGAAGGACTTGGTATCTAACTTTCTTTTGTGTTTGTTACAGACAAGAAACTTCAAAAATACCTTCCCTCAAAACAATCATTCAGGCAGGCCCTATACATGTTTGATGTGGGTCAGAATGATCTCGATGGTGCATTTTACTCAAAATCAGAAGACCAAGTTCTTGTTTTGATTCAGATTCTCCTAACAGAATTCGAGACTGGAATTGAGGTATCTTACCATCTTTTTGCCAAGATTAAATTAGCACAAGTGTTTTGCAGTTAAACTGTCTAATAATCCTTTATTTGTCTTTTGTTGCTATTCAGAGATTATACAGTGAGGGTGCAAGGAATTTTTGGATTCATAACACAGGTCCCCTTGGATGCTTACCTCGAATCATCGCAAAATTCGGAAATGACACATCGAAAATTGACCAATTCGGATGTGTAAACTCACATAACCATGCTGCTAATCAATTCAACATGCAGCTGCATGATCTCTATACAAAATTCCGGGTACAATTCCCAGAAGCCAAATTCACTTATGTTGACATCTTCTCCATAAAACTCAACCTCATTTCAAATTACTCTCAGTATGGTAAGtcatcatcttcattttcaaaatcacttacctcttcattttattagttgtaataaattttgagaaatttgggtTTCAGGATTTAAACAACCTATAGCAGCTTGCTGTGGATATGGTGGGCCGCCATTGAACTTTGACAGCCGGATTGCTTGTGGCCAAACAAAAGTTATTAATGGAAGCACGGCGACAGCAAATCCATGCAATAATACTGCTGAATACGTGAACTGGGATGGAAACCACTACACTGAAGCTGCAAATGAACACGTTTCATCACAGATATTAACAGGAAATTATTCACAGCCACCACTCTCAGGGGATTATGCACAGTATCTTCCAAAATTCAATTTCTTTGACCCAAAAACACTGTAAAATGATTCCTGGTGGTTATAACCAAGTCTTGGCACCAGGAATTGCAAACTGGTATTGGATGTAAACTAAATTCGAGTTCCATTTGTCCTTCTTTCTGGACTGAAGTTGATGAATAATTTGAAGATCATCATGTGCTCAGATGTATGCAAAGCTGCCTGCCCTAATTGACAATTTGAAAGGGACTTCTTGGTAACGATTTTCTTTCAGTGATAGATTTCTATACAAAGCTTTATGACAtccttagataaaattaagcttcttctttcctttttttttttttttaagaaatgagcAAAAGAATTATTTTCCCTCAGAACGAGTACAAGAAGGTGAGCACACTTCACACCATTCTCCTGCTCAAACCACATACCACATGTAGGTCCATTCTTTATTGCACCTTATCCAAAGGTATTGGGATCCAAAGTCACCTTAAATACAATTAGCCTTAATGGTATATATCACACTATCATTTTACTTTCATCCCACTATAtaaaatgtgacatatttattattattaaatgataaaaattatctaataaattatcatctaatgataataaatatgtcacatcttatataatgggatgaaaataaaatagtggtatgatgtatagaatttttcagtcTAAATACCTTGTTGTATTTATCAATTTACCCTCAAagcttaaaatatattttttcttgttattgCATGTGAAATTAAGTTATGTTTATAAtactaaaattttcataaatttagaAGAAGAATGTTCGTGTTTAATGTTTAATATAGgtcttgtatataatatataaaaattatgtccATCAAGTCATTTTAAATGATGTGGGTTTACTCAACCCGATTGTAGTATTCAATACAAATGACGAGGAAAAGTACCATATATCATCATTTTAACCTTCATTCTTTCAATAAAAAacactatcattttttaaaacgaaatcagataattaaaaaaataatttatcataatttatttatctttaatgGTTCGATATCGGCAAGAGTACGATTAGAATATAAAAGACtttagaataatatatatatatatatatatatataaaagacttttatattatacacttttctcttaaaaaaaaaagacttttatattatacactgatataaattaatttaaaatatatattttaaaatttaactttaactaatcaaatcttattaaaatctcataataactaaatcaatatgataatatattaaatagaataatgtatgattatttaaatgaataataaaactTGCTATAAAGCTCCATttgaatacaaaaaatatttcatcttatctcattattatatatttttttaaaatttttacataaaatataataaataattcaattattttaaatttttaaataataataatattaaaaaataatattttaataaaattttatttaattattaactttcatctcaactaacTATTCAAACcctacttaaataaataaattgtggTCAAATAAATTGTGTTCGCTTTAAGACATATAATCGCCAATCGGTTTACATGATTGGCCAGGAAAATTATTACAAATAGATAAGCGGAAACAATGTGCGATAAGTGATGGGCACGCAGGAAGTTTATCTTAGCAACACCCACACTAAAAGCACCGTCGTCCTAACTCTTCCTCCACTCCACCGCCTCTGCACTCCATGCATCCGAttccctctctctcactctgTTTTCGTCTTCCCGGTAAACAAACAGGAGCCAGAGACTAAATTTATAAAGAAGAGCTTATAACAACGAGATATCTTCCATCCTTGATTCGTACACTTTTCTATCACTGTCTCTTTCTCGGGAGCCCTCAGTCCCAAGCAtcttccaccattttcttcGTTAATAATCTTTCCAGATTTTTGCTTTGGGGATCGAATTTTCTAAACCATTCGCGGTGAATTTTATCCTGTTCGTTTTTTACGCGCAATGAGGATGTTTTAGCAAAGTTGCTTGGAATTAGggtttctccttcttcttctattttttttttccttcttccttttttttttttctcttcaatcTGGTTGAATATGATGATTCCATGGAGTGGACTCAGTTGCTGTTTGAGTGCAGCTGCTCTTTATGTTCTTGGAAGGAGCAGCGGGAGGTCCGTGCTTAATTGCCCcaacttttatttgaaattaaattttttttttatggaatattaacacatttaaattaattttaaattatgtgcTGTAAGAACCCCACATATTTTGGTTGTTGTTTAACTTTGCAATTGGTTGATCAGAgtctatatatattacttttggCGCTTTATGATGGTACAGGGACGCAGAGATTCTTAAGTCAGTTACCCGGGTGAATCTGTTGAAGGATTTGGGTATGCGGCTTTTTAGAGACTGGAATGTTAATTTCTTTATAGTTTTCTGTTGATTTAATGTATCTTGTTAGAAACAAATATTTTTCGTGGATATTGAATTTGTGTTAGGTTGATGTATTGTGGGTTTTCAGACCTTCAATGCGTACGTAATTTATTTCCATGCCATGTTGttgaatttctaattttttcccTGATTTCACATGAAGTAAGGAGTAGCAGTGTATAGTTGACTTTGTATTAAATGGAACTTTGCTTTTGTCaataaattatgagaaattagTTCTCTGCTTATGCTCTGCTAGGCCCTTTATGCCTTCTATTGTGAAATGTGGTATATGTGATTTGCATGGATGCGTGTGTGAGCGTTTAACAAGTTTCTTGATGTTATATCGATGTATGTGCTATATACATAGCAATCAATGCCATCTACGCATATTTATAGTTATACTGTTAGCACTCTTCCACCCTAACTTTATTTATGGCTGAGTTACATTGATAAATTGATCAATTTCTCATGTTCCATGCCAAAATACATCACAATGTAACTCAGCCATTGAGAAATTGACCATTTGACATGCACATTATATAAGTTTGTTAGCCAGAGAGAAAACTATTGTTGTTTTCCTGAGTACTTGAGCTAGGtccatatattaattatcaACAAGGTTtttgtttacctataaaaaaaaaaaaaattattgaggtTGATTGGCGATGTCCAAGTGTAGTGGTATATGTGCTTTTCTTTCTACTAATGTGATATAATGGTTCTTCTTTCCATTATTTCAACAATCTCGAAAACCTTCAACCTCTATTCTTAGGATGGCAGTGCACCTTGAATTTAAAAAGTGAATCAGAAAATATGTGAATTGTCCTTCCTCTTCTGGAGGGTTTTAAGTACTTGAGATACAAGCTTTTAAAGGTGATTCCACTTAGAAGTTCTGTTGGGAATTGTTTTTTTCCATTAGTAATGAGACGAGTTTGCTTGGATATGTCCCATAGTGATGAATTTTGTGTTCTTTTACTTTTCAGGACCATTATTAGATGCTGGGTGTATATTACCTTTGGTTGTCACAATCTCTGGAAGAGTTAGTTCTGAAACCCCAATCAGCTGTGAGTTCAGTGGTTTACGGGGAGTAATTGTAGAGGAAACGGTACACATCTACCaattcaaagaaattaaaagaaatcctttttgataagtaaatattttagtcatttgtTATCTTATGTAACATCATATTGAAATCTATCTCAGGCAGAACAACATTTTTTGAAGCACAATGATGCTGGCTCATGGATACAGGATTCTGCTCTGATGTTATCTATGAGTAAGGAGGTTCCGTGGTATTTGGTAATGgactctttctctttctctctcaataTTAGAAGTGCCTCTTTATGTGTGATTTGGTCTCCTGAATCTATAGTGCCTAAATGTTTTGTTGGATGAAATTGATTTTGATTCCAAGTTTAAGGTCCAACTTATCAGGATTTTTCTTAGTTGCAACTTGGTTCATATATAATAGGATGATGGAACTGGTCGTGTATATGTGCTGGGAGCTAGAAATGCATCAGGTTTTGCATTACCAGTTGGAAGTGAGGTGTTTGAAGAGTCAGGAAGATCCCTGGTACGTGGAACATTAGACTATCTCCAAGGCCTTAAGGTATGTCGTGTTCATTAATTTGTCCCTTTCTAGTTGGCCACACAGATGGTATTTTGGGTCATTAATATGATGGCATTTACATTTCTTAGATGCTTGGAGTCAAGCGAATTGAACGAGTGCTTCCAACTGGTACTTCCTTGACTGTTGTTGGTGAGGTATGAGTACCATGACCCTTAAATTCTAAATTCTTTGGCCTTCTATGGAAGGATATAAACACTATATACTTAGGATTCAATAAATGACCAATGAAGTAATTAGAATTTAGATGACATATAGAATTGCAAATATATGGCTAACACAAATGCATTTTCAGTATTATCGGATATATCATTTACTTCCTAACTGGACAACTAAACGCTgccttattctttttcttttttctctctgtcAACATGTGGCCACACAGTAATGCATAGATATTAATAAACCCAGGATGTTACGAGGGAGAAGGGGGTGAAGAAAAATCAATATGTTCTTGCATTGATATCTGTAAAAAGCTTGATTCATCTGGTATATTAAAAGGTTCTTGCAAATGATGTCTATAGAAAGCTCCATGCATCTGCTACCACTTGATAAGTCAATCATTTTggtattacttatatatatatatatatatatattatataagcagTCATTTTGGGAAACTTGGGTCTTTCAccccttaaaataatattatcagAAGAATGTTCAAAACAAATTTGGTGATTcgtggaaaaaagaaaaagaaaaaggaaaaactgaGGACTATGACATATTAAAGccaaatatttaaatgaaatgaaaaggcGTGCACAATGCATAAATACTGTAAAAAAGATCTACAAATCAGATACATGATCAATTTTATCTATCTTGTGGTCATAGATGATGAATCTTGATGGATTATGATTTGATGTTGCTATGTTCATCTATTTGTTTATGAATAGGCTGTCAAAGATGATGTTGGAACGGTTCGGATTCAAAGACCCCATAAAGGGCCATTTTATGTTTCTCCCAAGGCTATTGATCAGCTCATAGCAAATCTTGGGAAATGGGCAAGGTGTTGTGCTTGTACATacctgcattttttttaatctttttatttctttaatgtaACAGAAATGTGTTTAACAGGTGGTATAAGTATGCTTCTATGGGTTTGACTGTTTTCGGTGTTTATCTCATCGCTAAGCATTCTTTCCATTATATCATGGAGAGAAGGCGACGTTGGGAGTTGCAGAAAAGGTATACTGCACTGGTGTTTATCCTTGCTGTTTGAAAACTGAAAACAAAAGTTATactgatgaatattttttaggtTCCCTTTTATACACTGTAGTTAAGAAATCTCCCCTTTTGATCAAAATTCTGATTATCATATAAAgagatttttgtttctttcaagAGAGTAAAATTCTGAACCTGTAGGGTTCTTGCTGCTGCTGCCAAGAGATCTGGACAAGATAATGAAGGTGAATGTTGAATGATTAAACTGTCACTTCTGCAGATTCTCTTTTGACATGGTACTGATATCTGCAACTCATTTTCAGGTTTAACTGAAAAGCCTGCCAATGAATCAGATGGTGCTATAAGAGACCGTCTAATGCCGGATATATGTGTCATCTGTCTTGAGGAGGAGTACAATGCCGTTTTTGTCCCGTAAGAAAACCAGCTGTCTTTTCCTTGTTCTACTGAAAGATAAATGTGTTTCTTCATCCTAAATTTTGTCATCCTTAGTCACGCTTGTTAGGTGGCTTACTTGAGTGGCTACGTTTAAGCGGGGTTGATATATGAAACCACTTAAAATGTGTCACATCAAAGATGACAAGATCCAAGATAAAGATTAGCATTGCTCTTATTGAAATGCCAATCTGTCTGTGGGGTGGTTAAGCTTGAATAACTTGATGGACCTTGGCCATGCATGACTGTCTGGTTTTGTTTAAGCGGACAAGTTGCTTTATAGCTACTATGATTttgaatgataataataataaaatcctatAATTGTGAAAGCTTGCCGCATAATGCTAGTAGTGCTgtcacttaaaataaataaaaatgctagTAGTGCTGTCATTAGGAATCCACATGACCACAGATGCAGGAGTATGGATGCCATGcacattttttttgtaattttttaaagaatgccATGCGCACTCCTGTATGTAATCTGGGCACTTTTTTCCCTACTTTTGAGCTTTGATTGTAATATTTCACTTAATATGATGTACACACGTGCACACACAATACAGGATAAGTAATTACTTAATAAAAAGTCATGTATAATGAATGAATTATTTGGAGAAAAAGCTTGGTAGCCAAGAATTTTTTGCTGCTCAGCTCTAGTACTtgagagaaaatatttgagttgtATGTAACAAGTGCGTCATTGGAAAATCATGTGATTGCGTGGTCTGAAAATAGATCAACTGAATGTCTTTTATAGGGGGTATATAGTGCACCAATAGGTCAACGAACCCTTATATGAGACAACCAAATCCTCATTTAACTTTGCTTCCTCAAGAATTCTCATGTTTCTCATTCCCATTTTGTGTTGCTTGACTATTCAAGAATCAAATTGAACAAACGATCTACTGGTTATGATTCTCAGGTGTGGTCATATGTGCTGTTGTACAACGTGCTCTTGGCACTTGACCAACTGTCCTCTTTGCCGGCGACGAATCGAGCAAGTAGTGAAGACATTCCGACATTGATGGTTGGCTTCATCAATTCGAGGAACCATACTAGGTGATCAGACCCAAATGATTTTTCCCATTCGAGAATCTGAAGGCCTCAAATGTTCTTCATTATGACAAACATGCCGAAGGAAAAAACTGCAATCAGCCTCCCGAACAGCTTCTCCTTCAGCAAGTTTAAAGTATACTTCTACAGCCAGACAACACTGTAAATTATAGAATAAGTCATTGATGAGTGTCTTGTTGGGATCTTCTTAAGCTGTAAATGATCTACAGCTAGACAACCCTGTAAATTGATGTGATTCATACATATTTGTTGCACCTACCACTTTCTTTTGCCATGTTGCTTGAGTAAATTGAAGCCGTGGCAAGAACTCATTTTATAACCTGTTGTGATCACCTCGAAGTCAGTTGGATATTATGAATTGTTGAATGTATCTTTACCTCGCGAAAGAAATTCATTCTACCATCAACTTAGAACTGAGGAGGAGCGGTGGTGGCAGGTAAATCAATGCTTTCATATATTCGTAGAGTTTTCAGTCTGTATGACATATAGATTTCTTGCAGTGTTCCACATATTAGGCCACGAGTTAAATGTACTCATTCATCTACATGATCATTGGATATGGCCAAATTGATTTTTCTATTCTCTTTGTGAAAACACAAATTATCTTCAGTatctttgttatattttttcattcctGATGAAAAGAATTGGTTGAActagaaaatatatgaaaatattcgTGGACATGATATCTTGAGATAATTAGGATGTAATGGACTATTTATCTGTTGATCATTGTATTTTGCTTTTGACGTGACTTATGAGGAGTTAAATCATCCATGGGTGCTCACAAAAATTTACAATTGATGTTTCAAATTTTGATTGGTGTAGCATTAATATCGTGTGGCCAATCAGAAGTTGTGGCACGAAAGTATCAAGTCAATAACCTCATTAAAAAGTAACGAAAAAGCTTAAAAAAGCATTTTTAAAAAGTTCAGAAATTATCATAAAGGGTAAAAGATGAAGAAACAACCAATGTGAAAGGGAGGGAGAGGGAATCAACCTATGTGAAAGGGAGGGAGAGGGAATCCCCCTCTCATGGATGGCACAGCAATAAACCCGCATTCGGTCTAACGTtgggatttttcataatttttctttttatttcttattgttttaaaggaaatattctaataaaaaagggattatataaaagtaatctcAAACTAATGTGGCTTAATTGAGtttgtgttatttttattataaagtagatctaacgaatCAGAAGAAGATTATGGACAATACTCTTTTAGGTTGTTTTTTTAGACACGTCAATTTgtgatatttcttttatataattcttttatggatagagttttgctataaaTTAGTCACTATTCACATCACACACCCCACACTTGTAGCTTTTCATAGGATGTGTGAGTGTTTTTTTAGAGAAAATGCTACACATCAatccacaccacacactttatatattaaaatattattttttatttttttattttttatttcattttatttttattaaactaattgaattattttatttatcatccacacactacatatttattatagaaaaaatgaaaaaaaaaattaaaataagtgtggtatgtgaagtgtgaggatgacaagaagaatttttcctttttttatagaATGTATGGATGTTTTTCATATGATGTGAGGTGTAGATGGTAAATAGTGGCTGATGAGAAGAAGTATTCATATGGATGAGTATAGCAGTACCTTTTTAAGTTGCTAACGCGGTACATGACATTAATGTTGCATTATAAGTGCGCCGTTAGAAATTTCAAGGCAAGTGTAAGGAAATTATTCAAATCTGAATTCTTGAAGAAACTAATcgattcatatatatgacaaaaaGGAAGGCTTTTTacgaacaaaaacaaaatttatctAATCCTAAACGTTATGGACAATACGTGAAGGacatttcgtattttgtttgtGTTCACATTATAGAGGAAAACATCTAAGCCTACGACGACGACCCCTACTACTacaattcttttttattgtgCTAAGGTTGAAATTCGAATGAGAAACTGGTTTCATACAAAAAAGAAGTTGCTTAGGGGTGGTGGTTGTAGTTAGAATCATTGGTAAAAAaatgggaaagaaagaaagagagggaagTTCCAAAATAAAAGATCAAAAGTAGGTGTTGGTTTTGAAGATCGAATCTGAATACCATTTCCATCGAGAACCTAATACAAATGAAGTCTTCGTCAAAATGAATATGAGCCTTAACTTTATGACAATGCATAATGATATTGTCCTTCACGATTTCACATTGTATTTCTAGATAGAGAAATAATACTTGTAGTCGTGAGTATGCAAGTGCCGCGTAATC
This genomic window from Carya illinoinensis cultivar Pawnee chromosome 7, C.illinoinensisPawnee_v1, whole genome shotgun sequence contains:
- the LOC122316784 gene encoding GDSL esterase/lipase At1g54790-like, whose translation is MALKVQMFQVLAITFLIFLPITSPAANFNFPAVFNFGDSNSDTGGLVAGVAFPVKPPNGQTYFLEPSGRFCDGRLIIDFLMNATNLPFLNPYLDSVGAPNFQTGCNFAAGGATILPANAASTCPFSFGIQVAQFVRFKDQVLELLAKDKKLQKYLPSKQSFRQALYMFDVGQNDLDGAFYSKSEDQVLVLIQILLTEFETGIERLYSEGARNFWIHNTGPLGCLPRIIAKFGNDTSKIDQFGCVNSHNHAANQFNMQLHDLYTKFRVQFPEAKFTYVDIFSIKLNLISNYSQYGFKQPIAACCGYGGPPLNFDSRIACGQTKVINGSTATANPCNNTAEYVNWDGNHYTEAANEHVSSQILTGNYSQPPLSGDYAQYLPKFNFFDPKTL
- the LOC122316711 gene encoding E3 ubiquitin-protein ligase SP1 isoform X2; this encodes MMIPWSGLSCCLSAAALYVLGRSSGRDAEILKSVTRVNLLKDLGPLLDAGCILPLVVTISGRVSSETPISCEFSGLRGVIVEETAEQHFLKHNDAGSWIQDSALMLSMSKEVPWYLDDGTGRVYVLGARNASGFALPVGSEVFEESGRSLVRGTLDYLQGLKMLGVKRIERVLPTGTSLTVVGEAVKDDVGTVRIQRPHKGPFYVSPKAIDQLIANLGKWARVLAAAAKRSGQDNEGLTEKPANESDGAIRDRLMPDICVICLEEEYNAVFVPCGHMCCCTTCSWHLTNCPLCRRRIEQVVKTFRH
- the LOC122316711 gene encoding E3 ubiquitin-protein ligase SP1 isoform X1; this translates as MMIPWSGLSCCLSAAALYVLGRSSGRDAEILKSVTRVNLLKDLGPLLDAGCILPLVVTISGRVSSETPISCEFSGLRGVIVEETAEQHFLKHNDAGSWIQDSALMLSMSKEVPWYLDDGTGRVYVLGARNASGFALPVGSEVFEESGRSLVRGTLDYLQGLKMLGVKRIERVLPTGTSLTVVGEAVKDDVGTVRIQRPHKGPFYVSPKAIDQLIANLGKWARWYKYASMGLTVFGVYLIAKHSFHYIMERRRRWELQKRVLAAAAKRSGQDNEGLTEKPANESDGAIRDRLMPDICVICLEEEYNAVFVPCGHMCCCTTCSWHLTNCPLCRRRIEQVVKTFRH